From a single Hevea brasiliensis isolate MT/VB/25A 57/8 unplaced genomic scaffold, ASM3005281v1 Scaf1, whole genome shotgun sequence genomic region:
- the LOC131176305 gene encoding uncharacterized protein LOC131176305, translated as MICAGCTILDTITHHLYASSCSSDRAHCNYYSGVHCNCCNTLSVLSSQYFAATGSSFLLPLKLTAPYFRSLSSGDQCTSCSCGGGGGCTGGGGGGCGYRGGGGCG; from the coding sequence atgatctgtgcaggctgtactaTTCTAGATACTAttacccaccatctatatgcatcctcctgtagcagtgacagagcacactgcAACTACTACTCTGGGGTGCACtgcaactgctgcaataccctctctgtcctctccagccaatactttgCTGCGACTGGATCATCATTTCTCTTACCTCTGAAGTTAACTGCCCCATACTTccgcagtctctctagtggagatcaGTGTACAAGTTGCAgctgtgggggtggaggtggctgtacaggtggtggtggtggcggctGTGGCTatagaggtggaggtggctgtggctga